A stretch of the Synechocystis sp. PCC 7338 genome encodes the following:
- a CDS encoding DUF2996 domain-containing protein — protein MTEAKASAEKKAKPPAVEEKPFTEFIKQDFLPALQSALGKIGLGQVALDFNQQPLAIPGADNTAYWQVQGTWSGDRQIPKQFNLYFFQEDIKGPKGFAYSVDNRPPSTLESFMIDERKVTLDLMVLYTLQRLNGQKWLGGN, from the coding sequence ATGACAGAAGCCAAAGCATCCGCTGAAAAGAAAGCGAAACCCCCTGCAGTGGAAGAGAAACCCTTCACCGAATTCATCAAGCAGGATTTTCTCCCCGCCCTCCAAAGTGCTCTGGGTAAAATTGGCCTAGGTCAGGTGGCCCTAGACTTTAACCAACAACCCCTAGCCATCCCCGGTGCCGACAATACCGCCTACTGGCAAGTACAAGGCACCTGGAGCGGCGATCGCCAAATCCCCAAACAATTCAACCTCTATTTTTTCCAGGAAGACATCAAAGGTCCCAAAGGCTTTGCCTACAGCGTTGATAATCGTCCCCCCAGCACCCTGGAGTCCTTTATGATTGACGAGCGCAAGGTCACCCTTGATTTAATGGTGCTCTACACCCTACAGCGATTGAATGGCCAAAAATGGTTAGGGGGCAACTAG
- the nusB gene encoding transcription antitermination factor NusB: MLARQQPRRVARELSLLSLSQLSRKDTKPETLEQGDLEALLLAATRTLSGEVHEILETASAELSRSHERLLNSEIRASNLNSAKAMLEEAMTLTETVINRLALAVDLPETLQLAGQMEVRKFALELIGTVCRRRQQIDEQLQEAMVDWQLSRLAKIDQDILRLAIAELDYLGVPQKVAINEAVELAKRYSGQDGHRFINGVLRRVTEKKTNGAPVTPGEPR; the protein is encoded by the coding sequence ATGCTTGCCCGTCAACAACCCCGCCGTGTGGCCCGTGAACTGTCCCTATTGAGCCTGAGTCAATTGAGCCGCAAGGACACTAAGCCCGAAACCTTGGAGCAAGGCGACCTGGAAGCATTGTTGTTGGCCGCCACCCGCACCCTGAGTGGGGAAGTCCATGAAATTTTAGAAACAGCCTCAGCAGAATTGAGTCGTAGTCATGAACGCCTCTTAAACAGTGAAATCCGGGCCAGTAATCTCAACAGTGCGAAGGCAATGTTAGAAGAAGCCATGACCCTCACGGAAACCGTGATTAATCGTCTAGCTCTAGCGGTGGATTTACCAGAAACTTTGCAATTGGCTGGGCAAATGGAAGTGCGGAAATTTGCGTTGGAATTAATTGGCACCGTCTGCCGCCGCCGTCAGCAGATTGATGAGCAACTGCAAGAAGCCATGGTGGACTGGCAACTGTCCCGCCTAGCCAAAATTGATCAAGACATACTCCGCTTGGCGATCGCCGAACTGGATTACCTCGGTGTACCCCAAAAAGTAGCCATTAACGAAGCAGTGGAGTTGGCCAAGCGCTACTCTGGCCAGGACGGTCATCGTTTTATCAATGGGGTTTTGCGCCGGGTCACGGAAAAAAAGACTAATGGGGCCCCCGTCACCCCTGGTGAACCCCGTTAA
- a CDS encoding phosphodiester glycosidase family protein has translation MDQWQNSSMTLGDLLKMISWNRNWLGFSRLFVLTLAAMLGLKLFLASPVAAQSPSNFIQQGNQISIDGKSYPVAWGQWREGGQTHTSLGDTGAMQFLGLDLLDNTNPNQQPVQWFSGDRQILNARFVAPNRYLDVTPLLQPLGTVQSQGNTLVMPNTNAQILTVRDGRQPWGERVVLELSRPAFWQVSQAKEEAVLTINASSTIGGQGNPNSPGLQAIDQDDLGGKTSGGQQIRYRLERLGSSSKVHFQLPVGYKLQVSTLTSPFRLVIDARTDAPPVKTINWVEGITWQQRFVNIAGGQFPVTTVTINPRSPAISLRPLMANPTMAQGTAPLVTMARDQQAAVAINAGFFNRNNQLPLGAVWSQQNWRSGPILNRGAIAWNDQGQTTFGRLSLSEIITTVSGQRLTANYLNSGYVQRGIARYTPAWGPTYVPLSDNERVYLVQNNQITAQYPLPKSGQQQMPIPSDGYLIIDRGNQIPAGVLAVGTTINVNGRSTPEVFNAFPHGLGAGPLLIDQGRIVLNAAGEGFSNAFQEQRASRSAIAVDRNGNIILVASHNRVGGAGASLGEFAQILQQLGTVNALNLDGGSSTSLVLGGQLLDRSPVTAARVSNAIGVFVR, from the coding sequence GTGGATCAATGGCAGAATAGCTCCATGACCCTAGGGGATTTGCTGAAAATGATTAGTTGGAACAGAAATTGGTTGGGTTTTTCGCGTTTATTTGTGCTCACCCTGGCGGCCATGCTGGGGCTAAAACTGTTTTTGGCCAGTCCGGTGGCGGCCCAATCCCCCTCAAATTTTATCCAACAGGGCAATCAAATTAGCATTGATGGCAAATCCTATCCCGTCGCCTGGGGCCAATGGCGGGAAGGGGGCCAGACCCACACCAGCCTTGGGGATACCGGGGCTATGCAGTTTTTAGGGCTGGATCTGCTCGATAACACCAACCCCAACCAACAACCGGTGCAATGGTTCAGTGGCGATCGCCAGATTTTGAACGCCCGTTTTGTCGCTCCTAATCGTTATTTAGATGTAACTCCCCTATTGCAACCGCTGGGTACAGTCCAGTCCCAGGGCAATACCCTCGTCATGCCTAATACCAATGCCCAAATTCTGACGGTGCGGGACGGTAGGCAACCCTGGGGGGAAAGGGTGGTGCTGGAACTGAGCCGACCGGCTTTTTGGCAAGTGAGCCAAGCTAAGGAAGAAGCGGTTTTGACTATCAACGCCAGCAGTACTATCGGTGGCCAAGGTAATCCTAACTCCCCCGGCTTGCAAGCCATTGACCAGGACGATTTGGGTGGCAAAACCAGCGGCGGGCAACAGATTCGTTATCGCCTGGAAAGATTAGGTTCCAGCAGTAAAGTCCATTTCCAATTACCCGTGGGCTACAAGCTCCAGGTTAGTACCCTTACTTCTCCCTTCCGTTTGGTGATCGATGCCCGGACCGATGCTCCCCCAGTCAAAACCATTAATTGGGTAGAGGGAATTACTTGGCAACAACGTTTTGTCAACATTGCTGGCGGTCAGTTTCCCGTCACCACAGTCACCATTAATCCCCGATCGCCAGCCATTTCCCTACGACCTTTAATGGCTAATCCCACCATGGCCCAGGGCACTGCCCCGTTAGTAACCATGGCTAGGGACCAGCAGGCGGCGGTGGCCATCAATGCTGGTTTTTTCAACCGCAATAATCAACTTCCCCTTGGGGCGGTGTGGAGTCAGCAAAATTGGCGATCAGGGCCCATTCTGAACCGGGGGGCGATTGCCTGGAATGACCAAGGACAAACCACCTTTGGCCGCCTCTCCCTCTCGGAAATTATCACCACCGTATCGGGACAACGCTTAACCGCCAATTATCTCAACAGTGGCTATGTGCAAAGGGGCATTGCCCGCTATACCCCTGCCTGGGGGCCAACCTATGTTCCCCTCAGTGATAACGAACGGGTTTATCTGGTGCAAAATAACCAAATCACTGCCCAATATCCTTTACCCAAATCGGGACAACAGCAAATGCCCATTCCCAGCGATGGCTATCTAATCATTGACCGGGGTAACCAAATTCCCGCCGGAGTTTTAGCCGTCGGCACCACTATCAACGTCAACGGGCGATCGACACCGGAAGTATTTAATGCTTTTCCCCACGGCCTGGGGGCAGGGCCACTATTGATTGACCAAGGGCGCATTGTCCTCAACGCGGCAGGGGAAGGTTTTTCCAATGCCTTTCAAGAGCAACGGGCCTCCCGCAGTGCGATCGCCGTGGACAGAAACGGCAATATTATCCTGGTGGCGAGCCATAACCGGGTGGGAGGAGCCGGAGCTAGCTTGGGGGAATTTGCCCAAATTTTGCAACAGTTAGGGACGGTGAATGCTTTGAATTTAGACGGTGGTAGTTCCACTTCCCTAGTCCTGGGGGGTCAATTATTGGATCGATCGCCAGTGACGGCGGCCCGGGTGAGCAATGCCATTGGCGTCTTTGTTCGTTAA
- a CDS encoding DUF262 domain-containing protein, translating to MATLNFNTTNSTFRQLLGNGLSYHVPPFQRDYSWGDDEWDDLWQDITALFEADGEPAHYMGYLVLQSSDSKRFDIIDGQQRLTTISIMILAGLSYLKDLINTGLDADNNRRRQEQLQNSYIGYLDPVSLIAQSKLRLNRHNDRFYQTYLVPLEHIPQRGLNASEHQLRKAFLWFKDRLKTRLGNQPDSGQNFAAFIDSLVDKLFFTVITVTDELNAFKVFETLNARGVRLSATDLLKNYLFSLISTAETHETEMRALEEQWERIVGLLGSESFPEFLRVFWNSRHKLVRKSDLFKTIRRQITSRENAFSLVRSLDQCAAIYAALRDPQDPTWNTEEKQSLQQLLMFSVRQPLAMLLACHHHFFDSDRAAFTRITKAIAIISLRYNVICNLQTHDQERLYNDIAVKISNRTYFTYQQVLATLQAVYPDDDQFKNAFADKELRTTYSRNKKVVRYLLFAIERQRSGQDFDFESATYNLEHILPENPSAAWSTIDEVKQDRLIYRLGNMTPLETARNRDLGNGDYATKRKVYAQSDFQITQAIAEHYDIWDEAKIESRQKHLAKIAAVIWRIDFKYPKK from the coding sequence GTGGCAACTTTAAATTTCAACACCACCAATTCTACTTTCCGCCAACTACTGGGCAACGGACTGAGCTATCACGTTCCTCCCTTCCAGCGGGACTATTCCTGGGGCGATGACGAATGGGATGATCTCTGGCAGGATATTACTGCTCTTTTTGAAGCAGACGGTGAACCGGCTCACTACATGGGCTATTTGGTACTGCAATCCTCCGATAGCAAACGCTTCGATATTATTGATGGCCAACAACGCCTGACCACCATCAGCATTATGATTTTGGCCGGGCTTAGCTACTTAAAAGACCTAATTAATACTGGCTTAGATGCTGACAACAACCGTCGCCGCCAAGAACAACTACAAAATAGCTACATCGGTTACCTCGATCCTGTTAGCCTCATTGCCCAATCAAAATTGCGACTCAATCGCCACAATGATCGCTTTTATCAAACTTATCTAGTTCCCTTAGAACATATTCCCCAACGGGGTCTCAATGCGTCTGAACATCAACTTAGGAAAGCTTTCCTGTGGTTCAAAGACCGCCTCAAAACCCGACTAGGCAATCAACCTGACAGCGGGCAGAACTTTGCCGCCTTCATTGACTCCCTGGTGGATAAGCTCTTTTTTACGGTTATTACTGTCACCGACGAACTCAACGCTTTTAAAGTCTTTGAAACCCTCAATGCTAGGGGTGTGCGTCTTTCCGCCACCGACTTGCTGAAAAATTATTTATTCTCCCTGATCAGCACCGCCGAGACCCATGAAACCGAAATGCGGGCGCTTGAAGAACAATGGGAACGGATTGTGGGACTACTGGGTAGTGAGAGCTTTCCCGAATTTCTGCGGGTATTTTGGAATAGTCGCCATAAGCTAGTGCGTAAATCCGACTTGTTTAAAACCATCCGACGACAGATCACCAGCAGGGAAAATGCTTTTAGCCTGGTTCGTAGCCTCGATCAGTGTGCCGCTATCTATGCAGCTCTCCGGGACCCCCAAGACCCAACCTGGAATACGGAAGAAAAACAAAGTCTCCAGCAATTATTAATGTTTAGCGTGCGCCAACCCTTAGCCATGCTCCTGGCTTGCCATCATCATTTTTTTGACTCAGATCGAGCTGCTTTTACCCGTATTACTAAGGCGATCGCCATTATTTCCTTGCGCTACAACGTCATTTGTAACCTGCAAACCCATGACCAAGAAAGGCTCTATAACGATATTGCGGTCAAGATTTCTAATAGAACCTACTTCACCTATCAACAGGTATTGGCAACCCTCCAAGCTGTTTATCCCGACGATGACCAATTTAAAAATGCCTTTGCAGATAAAGAACTCCGTACCACCTACAGTCGCAATAAAAAAGTTGTTCGTTATCTTTTGTTTGCCATCGAGAGACAAAGATCAGGTCAGGACTTCGACTTTGAAAGTGCCACCTACAACTTGGAACATATCCTGCCTGAAAATCCTTCCGCTGCTTGGTCTACCATTGACGAGGTTAAACAGGATCGTTTAATTTATCGTCTTGGCAACATGACCCCCCTAGAAACTGCTCGTAATCGAGATCTGGGCAATGGGGATTATGCAACCAAACGCAAGGTATATGCCCAAAGCGATTTCCAAATTACTCAGGCGATCGCCGAACATTACGATATCTGGGATGAAGCCAAAATTGAATCTCGACAAAAACACTTGGCTAAAATAGCGGCGGTTATCTGGCGCATTGACTTTAAATACCCCAAAAAGTAA
- a CDS encoding retron system putative HNH endonuclease: MKYIQKQAEPPELHHWKQQSNDHWQPSYATLGSDLKRTIKQALMQEQGYLCCYCEQKLDPNDSHIEHFRPQSDPTVDPLDFDNLLCSCQNQIKKGEPRHCGNLKGHWFDPVLLISPLDPKCETSFKFTADGYIQPRHDQDQAAITTISKLGLDIPALRALRRQAIEPFLDESLSMEELNLFVQKYLLPLSSGEFNPFWSSIHYLFGGE, from the coding sequence ATGAAATATATCCAAAAACAAGCAGAACCGCCGGAACTCCACCATTGGAAACAACAAAGCAACGACCATTGGCAGCCCAGTTATGCAACCCTGGGCAGTGACCTTAAACGAACGATTAAACAAGCCTTAATGCAAGAACAAGGCTATCTTTGTTGTTACTGTGAACAAAAACTAGACCCAAACGATTCCCACATAGAGCATTTTCGCCCCCAGAGTGATCCCACAGTTGATCCTCTGGACTTTGACAATCTGCTCTGCTCCTGCCAAAACCAAATTAAAAAAGGAGAACCCCGTCATTGCGGTAACCTCAAAGGTCATTGGTTTGACCCAGTATTATTGATTTCTCCCCTTGACCCCAAGTGTGAAACATCATTTAAATTTACTGCTGATGGTTATATCCAGCCTCGCCATGATCAGGATCAAGCGGCCATTACCACCATCTCGAAACTAGGTTTAGATATTCCCGCATTACGCGCCCTGCGCCGACAGGCGATCGAGCCGTTTCTGGACGAATCTCTCTCAATGGAAGAGCTTAATTTATTCGTGCAGAAATATTTACTGCCTTTATCCTCTGGTGAATTCAACCCTTTTTGGTCAAGTATTCACTATTTATTTGGGGGGGAATAA
- a CDS encoding AAA family ATPase, giving the protein MHIKTLSLHNYRGAQSLTMELQPRLNVLVGCNGAGKSTVLDAIALMLSWAISRIRSLGKKGNSISEEDIKIGEPNTSIEISFVDDDKPVKWLVGKSRQGHSSSLNFSDFASLDKYAAKIQASITATKGQTNIPIFIFYPVGRAVTKISLEPRQNQTFDLMGAYDQALTGSSTFNPFFQWFREREDLENESRKFLTHSQDFRPDPQLEAVRSALKQFLPDFENLNVRRNPLRMEIQKRGQFFAINQLSDGEKCLIAMVSDLARRLAIANPIGKPLEGDGIVLIDEIDLHLHPTWQRMIIPQLVKVFPNCQFIVSTHSPHVLTHVQPDNIFLLTQTPDNITVTQPSASYGKTVDRILEDLMGLDTTRPQQVSQDLHHIYQLIDQGQLPVAQQAITEMKAAIGNDPELVKAEVLIRRKEIIGR; this is encoded by the coding sequence ATGCACATCAAAACCCTAAGCCTGCACAATTATCGTGGAGCGCAGTCCTTGACAATGGAGTTGCAGCCCCGCTTAAACGTGCTGGTGGGTTGTAATGGGGCGGGTAAATCCACTGTTCTTGATGCGATCGCCCTCATGTTGTCCTGGGCGATTAGTCGGATTCGGAGCCTTGGAAAAAAAGGAAATTCAATCTCAGAAGAGGATATTAAGATTGGCGAACCCAATACTTCAATTGAAATAAGCTTTGTTGACGATGACAAACCAGTGAAATGGTTAGTTGGCAAAAGTCGTCAAGGCCATTCTTCGTCCCTTAATTTTAGTGATTTTGCCTCATTGGATAAGTACGCAGCAAAGATACAAGCTAGTATCACAGCTACAAAAGGACAGACAAATATCCCAATATTCATTTTTTATCCCGTGGGCCGGGCTGTAACCAAAATTTCCCTAGAACCTAGACAGAACCAGACCTTTGATTTGATGGGAGCCTATGATCAAGCCTTAACCGGAAGTTCCACATTCAATCCTTTTTTTCAGTGGTTTAGAGAACGTGAAGATTTAGAGAACGAAAGTCGAAAGTTTTTAACCCATTCTCAAGATTTCAGGCCTGATCCTCAACTAGAAGCGGTTCGTAGTGCTTTAAAGCAGTTCCTGCCTGACTTTGAAAATTTAAACGTGAGGCGAAATCCTCTCAGAATGGAAATTCAAAAGCGGGGGCAATTCTTCGCCATTAATCAACTCTCCGATGGGGAAAAATGTCTGATTGCAATGGTTAGTGATCTGGCCCGGCGTTTGGCGATCGCCAACCCCATTGGGAAACCCCTAGAGGGAGATGGCATCGTTTTGATTGATGAAATCGATCTGCATCTCCATCCCACTTGGCAGCGAATGATTATTCCTCAACTCGTTAAGGTGTTTCCTAACTGTCAATTTATCGTTTCCACCCATTCGCCCCATGTCCTAACCCATGTCCAGCCCGACAATATTTTTCTCCTGACCCAAACTCCCGATAATATCACCGTCACTCAACCCAGTGCATCCTACGGGAAAACGGTAGACCGAATTTTGGAAGACCTCATGGGTTTAGACACCACCCGACCCCAACAAGTTAGTCAAGATCTTCATCACATTTACCAACTGATCGATCAAGGTCAACTCCCCGTAGCTCAACAGGCGATTACCGAAATGAAAGCGGCGATCGGTAACGATCCTGAATTGGTCAAGGCCGAGGTGCTGATTCGACGCAAGGAGATCATTGGTCGATGA
- a CDS encoding DUF1778 domain-containing protein, whose translation MNSKASQTKDERVQLRLTQRQKATIQQASQIKQTSMTNFILDQSYQAALTVVANQQLFSLSDQAWDDFCIALESPPKSLPRLHALLTEPGVFDD comes from the coding sequence ATGAATAGCAAAGCTTCCCAGACTAAGGACGAGCGTGTGCAGTTGCGTTTAACCCAACGACAGAAAGCAACAATCCAGCAAGCGTCTCAGATTAAACAGACATCGATGACCAATTTTATATTGGATCAATCCTACCAGGCAGCTTTGACGGTGGTGGCCAATCAGCAATTATTTTCCCTATCGGATCAGGCCTGGGATGACTTTTGTATAGCATTGGAATCACCTCCGAAATCTTTACCCCGTTTGCACGCCCTCTTAACGGAGCCTGGGGTGTTCGATGACTAG
- a CDS encoding GNAT family N-acetyltransferase, with translation MTRGKSFQAPIALEPSHDLGSFDCGVPELNLFLQKYALTNSRNHTAKTFVALGEAGQVIGFYSLVAGAVEHGAVPPRVSKGLGKYPIPVIVLARLAVDRRYQGLGLGKGLLKDALLRCLNVVEQIGARAIAVHAKDEEAAAFYERYDFERSPLSECHLYLLVKDISKTAGI, from the coding sequence ATGACTAGGGGGAAATCATTCCAGGCCCCGATCGCCTTAGAGCCTAGCCATGATCTGGGGAGTTTTGATTGTGGCGTTCCTGAACTGAATCTGTTTTTGCAGAAATATGCGTTGACCAATAGCCGTAACCACACTGCCAAAACCTTTGTAGCGTTAGGGGAGGCTGGGCAGGTGATTGGTTTTTATAGTTTGGTCGCGGGGGCGGTGGAGCATGGGGCCGTACCACCGAGGGTGAGTAAGGGTTTGGGGAAATATCCGATTCCGGTCATTGTTTTGGCGCGATTGGCGGTGGATCGGCGTTATCAAGGTCTGGGGTTGGGAAAAGGTTTATTAAAAGATGCATTGTTGCGATGTTTGAATGTGGTGGAGCAAATTGGGGCAAGGGCGATCGCCGTCCATGCCAAGGATGAGGAAGCGGCGGCGTTTTATGAACGCTATGATTTTGAGCGATCGCCGTTGTCGGAATGTCATTTATATTTATTGGTCAAGGATATTAGTAAGACGGCGGGGATTTAG
- the priA gene encoding primosomal protein N', which produces MTVSPLALAELGFNYQEGNKVRPWAVVLVDLPQTDGIYTYAIPPDLTVQDGDIVAVPFGNQQLGGVVVGCVASLPPDLPAEKIKPIQDVIVSGFFAPHYWRLLHWLAEYYCTELITVIRMALPPGLLQRSQRRIKLNGDRLPSDWPMFLSQPSHQGARQILTLLQSSKEGDYSYRYLRQKVPGLTKALRDLLKRQWVESYLEPPKAVRPQLPKMVTLLNFDSDLKLTELQARALTVLKNQGGEFWLADLLKAVPCSASTIQSLAKKGLVAIAEREKLRLLQQPAVHASHAPQLTPDQEQACQTIRPLQGYHQVLLHGVTGSGKTEVYLQICGDRLGNGQSVLVLVPEIGLTPQLTDRFRARFGQKVAVYHSALSAGEKYDTWRQTLLGYEQIIIGTRSAIFTPLPKLGLIILDEEHDSSFKQTQSSPNYHARTVAQRRAELEQCPLILGSATPALESWHTVHQPQGDPQRHYLALPDRVQSRPLPPVKIVDMRAELKQGNRSIFSRALQTALGELKAKQQQGILFINRRGHSTFVSCRSCGYVLECPNCDVSLSYHYVQGNAQPLLRCHYCNHAETQPKVCPECSSPYLKFFGSGTQKVTEALTQEFPDLRWIRFDSDTTRRKGAHRQLLEQFKQGEADLLVGTQMLTKGLDLAQITLVGVVAADSLLNFADYRSAERGFQTLTQVSGRAGRGEEPGQVIIQTYTPHHPVIQAVKTHNYHGFIAQELPQREMLNYPPYGKLILLRCLGTNEREVEKTIQAIAILCSQLLPKTVEILGPAPASILRIAQRYRWQFLIKYPSSVKVNLPLERIKQICPSSVYLDIDVDPLSID; this is translated from the coding sequence ATGACGGTTTCTCCCCTAGCCCTGGCGGAGTTGGGCTTTAACTATCAAGAAGGAAACAAGGTGCGGCCCTGGGCAGTGGTGTTGGTGGATTTGCCCCAAACCGATGGCATTTACACCTATGCCATTCCCCCGGATTTAACGGTGCAGGATGGGGACATTGTGGCGGTGCCCTTTGGTAACCAACAGTTGGGGGGAGTAGTGGTGGGCTGTGTGGCCAGCTTGCCCCCGGATTTGCCCGCCGAGAAAATTAAGCCGATTCAAGACGTAATTGTGTCGGGCTTTTTTGCGCCCCATTATTGGCGGTTGTTGCATTGGTTGGCGGAATATTATTGTACGGAGTTAATCACGGTCATTCGCATGGCCTTGCCGCCGGGTTTACTCCAGCGTTCCCAGCGCCGCATTAAACTAAACGGCGATCGCCTGCCGTCGGATTGGCCCATGTTTTTGAGTCAGCCATCCCACCAGGGAGCAAGGCAAATTTTGACCCTACTGCAGTCTTCCAAAGAAGGGGATTACAGTTACCGTTATCTGCGGCAAAAAGTACCGGGGCTGACTAAGGCGTTGCGGGATTTGCTCAAGCGGCAATGGGTGGAAAGTTATCTAGAACCCCCCAAAGCGGTGCGGCCCCAGTTACCCAAAATGGTGACTTTGTTGAACTTTGACTCAGACCTCAAATTAACGGAATTACAAGCCAGGGCCCTGACAGTGCTCAAAAATCAAGGAGGGGAATTCTGGTTAGCAGATTTGCTCAAAGCGGTGCCTTGTTCCGCCTCCACCATTCAATCTTTGGCCAAAAAAGGGCTAGTGGCGATCGCCGAACGGGAGAAATTGCGCCTTTTGCAGCAACCAGCCGTCCATGCTAGCCATGCTCCCCAGTTAACCCCAGACCAGGAGCAGGCCTGCCAAACTATCCGTCCCCTCCAGGGCTATCATCAAGTTCTACTCCACGGCGTCACCGGCTCCGGCAAAACAGAAGTTTATCTGCAAATCTGTGGCGATCGCCTGGGCAACGGGCAATCCGTTTTAGTGTTAGTGCCGGAAATTGGTTTAACGCCTCAGCTAACCGACCGTTTTCGGGCCCGCTTTGGCCAAAAAGTTGCGGTGTACCATAGCGCCCTATCTGCCGGGGAAAAATACGACACCTGGCGCCAAACTCTGTTGGGCTATGAACAAATCATCATCGGCACCCGATCCGCCATTTTCACACCCCTGCCTAAGTTAGGACTAATTATCCTCGACGAAGAGCACGACAGTAGTTTTAAGCAAACCCAGTCCAGCCCCAATTACCATGCCCGCACCGTGGCCCAACGCCGGGCCGAGCTGGAACAATGCCCCCTCATCCTCGGTTCTGCCACCCCTGCTTTGGAAAGTTGGCACACGGTTCATCAACCTCAAGGTGACCCCCAACGGCATTACCTAGCGTTACCGGATCGGGTACAGTCCCGACCCCTGCCCCCGGTCAAAATTGTCGATATGCGGGCGGAATTAAAGCAGGGCAATCGCTCCATTTTTAGTCGGGCTTTGCAAACTGCTCTGGGGGAGTTAAAAGCCAAACAACAGCAGGGCATTTTATTCATTAACCGTCGGGGCCATAGCACCTTTGTCTCCTGTCGCAGTTGCGGTTATGTGTTGGAGTGTCCCAACTGTGACGTCTCCCTTTCCTATCACTACGTCCAGGGCAATGCCCAACCCCTTCTGCGCTGCCATTACTGCAACCATGCTGAAACCCAGCCCAAGGTATGCCCAGAATGTTCGTCTCCCTATCTAAAATTTTTTGGCAGTGGTACCCAAAAGGTAACCGAAGCTCTGACCCAGGAATTTCCCGATTTACGTTGGATTCGCTTTGACAGTGACACCACCCGCAGAAAGGGAGCCCATCGGCAATTGTTGGAGCAATTTAAACAGGGAGAAGCGGACTTACTGGTGGGGACTCAAATGTTAACTAAAGGGTTAGATCTGGCCCAGATTACGTTGGTGGGGGTAGTGGCCGCCGATAGTTTGCTTAATTTTGCCGATTACCGTTCCGCTGAACGGGGTTTTCAGACCTTAACCCAGGTGAGTGGCCGGGCCGGCCGGGGGGAAGAACCGGGGCAGGTGATTATCCAAACCTACACTCCCCACCATCCCGTCATCCAAGCGGTGAAAACCCACAATTACCATGGTTTCATAGCCCAGGAGTTACCCCAACGGGAAATGTTAAATTATCCTCCCTACGGCAAGTTAATTCTGCTCCGTTGTCTGGGGACCAATGAAAGGGAAGTGGAAAAAACTATCCAGGCGATCGCCATTTTATGTAGTCAGCTTTTGCCAAAGACGGTGGAGATTTTGGGCCCTGCCCCGGCCAGCATTCTCCGCATTGCCCAACGGTATCGCTGGCAGTTCTTAATTAAATACCCAAGTTCCGTGAAGGTAAATTTGCCCCTGGAGAGAATTAAACAAATCTGTCCTAGTTCCGTTTACTTGGACATTGACGTGGACCCCCTTAGCATTGATTGA
- a CDS encoding DUF948 domain-containing protein has protein sequence MTEPLFWLGLSLTMVSISLTAVLVVALPALQELARAARSAEKLFDSLNREFPPTLEAIRLTGLEISELTDDLNQGVRTVEDVAQTVDRGVTITKEGAKKVQSGSKRLLAGMKAAWHSWQVYPTDHLAVESKGKNGKN, from the coding sequence ATGACCGAACCCCTTTTTTGGCTGGGTCTTTCCCTCACCATGGTGTCCATTAGCCTTACCGCTGTCCTGGTGGTGGCCCTACCAGCCCTCCAGGAGTTGGCCCGAGCGGCCCGTAGTGCCGAAAAGTTGTTTGATAGCCTCAACCGGGAATTTCCCCCTACGTTGGAAGCGATTCGTTTAACGGGCTTGGAAATTAGTGAGTTGACGGATGATTTGAACCAGGGGGTGAGAACGGTGGAAGATGTGGCCCAAACGGTGGACCGGGGCGTAACCATCACCAAAGAAGGGGCCAAAAAAGTGCAGAGTGGCTCTAAGCGTTTGCTGGCGGGGATGAAGGCGGCCTGGCATTCCTGGCAGGTCTATCCCACGGACCATTTGGCTGTGGAGAGCAAGGGGAAAAATGGCAAAAACTAA
- a CDS encoding YtxH domain-containing protein, which yields MASNNKGGALLAGMVIGGLVGSVTGLLLAPRSGKQTRQLLKKSADALPDLAEDLATTLQLQADYLSEATQRNWQDTLERLKEAIAAGVEATQTTVVSEPELKPRDITAETTLADN from the coding sequence ATGGCCAGCAATAACAAAGGTGGCGCTCTGTTGGCAGGCATGGTAATTGGTGGTTTAGTGGGATCGGTGACGGGGCTTTTGTTGGCCCCCCGTTCCGGTAAACAGACCAGACAACTGTTGAAAAAATCCGCTGACGCCCTTCCCGATTTAGCCGAGGATTTGGCCACCACCCTGCAATTGCAGGCGGACTATCTTTCCGAAGCCACCCAACGTAACTGGCAGGACACCCTAGAACGGTTAAAGGAGGCGATCGCCGCTGGGGTGGAAGCAACTCAGACAACCGTGGTGTCAGAGCCGGAACTAAAACCCAGGGACATTACAGCGGAAACCACTTTGGCGGATAACTAG